GGACTGCGGGGCCGTACTTCGGCAACGCGCTGGCGGAGCTGGTCCTGGACGGGCGGGAGGCGACGTTCACCCTGCGGCACGCGCTCGCCAACGACGACCGCGAGGACCGGATGGACACCGTGACCTCGTTCGCTCTCTGAATCCATTACGCGGCGGGGCCGTAGACTCGCGGAGACGTCTTCCGCGGAGGTTCTCCGGCATGACCGGCAACACGCTCGACCCCTACTCCGGACGCTATGCGAAGCGGACCGACGGCCTGGCCGTCTCCGAGATCCGCGCACTGTTCTCGGTCGCCAACCGGCCGGAGGTGGTGTCGCTCGCCGGCGGCATGCCCTACACCGCAGCACTTCCGCTCGACGCGGTCGGCGCGATGCTGGGGGAGCTCGTCGCCCACAACGGCGCCACCGTCCTGCAGTACTGCGCCGGTCAGGGCGACCAGCGGCTGCGCGAGCAGATCTGCGACGTGATGGCGCTGGAAGGCATCACCGGCGCCTCGTCCGACGACGTGGTCATCACGGTCGGCTCACAGCAGGCGCTCGACCTGATCAGCCGGATCTTCCTCGACCCGGGCGACGTCGTGCTGGCCGAGGGCCCGTCGTACGTGGGGGCGCTGGGCACCTTCGCCGCGGCCGAGGCCGAGGTCGTGCACGTGCCGCTGGACGAGTCCGGGCTGATCCCGGCGGCGCTCGAGGAAGCCCTCGCGGCGCTGGCGGCGGAGGGGCGGTCCGCGAAGTTCCTCTACACCGTGCCCAACTTCCACAACCCGGCCGGCGTGACCCTGACGATGGAGCGCCGGGCCGAGATCGTGGCCCTCTGCGAGCGGTACGACGTGCTCATCGTCGAGGACAATCCGTACGGGTTGCTCGGCTTCGACGGGCAGACGCTGCCGGCGCTGCG
The nucleotide sequence above comes from Mycobacteriales bacterium. Encoded proteins:
- a CDS encoding PLP-dependent aminotransferase family protein; the protein is MTGNTLDPYSGRYAKRTDGLAVSEIRALFSVANRPEVVSLAGGMPYTAALPLDAVGAMLGELVAHNGATVLQYCAGQGDQRLREQICDVMALEGITGASSDDVVITVGSQQALDLISRIFLDPGDVVLAEGPSYVGALGTFAAAEAEVVHVPLDESGLIPAALEEALAALAAEGRSAKFLYTVPNFHNPAGVTLTMERRAEIVALCERYDVLIVEDNPYGLLGFDGQTLPALRSLAPDRVVYLGSFSKTFASGVRVGWAFAPPAIRDKLVLLSESQVLCPPMLSQLAVSEYLSTQPWREQIKTFRELYRERRDAMLEALDALMPPGCTWTKPEGGFYVWLTLPEGLDAKVMQPRGIAERVAYVPGIGFYADGSGQREIRLSYCFPTPDRIREGVRRLAGVIEQELDLQKTFLGSEPAAKVRWARGSAPGPELA